The region CGTTGGTGAATCATTGGATTTAGGCTTTAAAGCCACTGGCCGATTTCTTAATGCCCTACAGGTAGATATTAATGACAGCAGTACCTTTACCTTTACCCTTACCAGCACTGCACCCATTGTTACTACTCCCGGCGAACTAAATATGACTGTCAAGTTGTTTGGTATCATACCATTGCGTCAAGTAACAATTGACGTAGTGCCACAAACCAAAGTGGTTCCAGGTGGCCACTCGGTGGGAGTGATGGTCCATTCCCGTGGTGTAATGGTGGTGGGCATGTCCACTGTGGAAAACGCAGAGGGAAAACAATTTAACCCGGCCCAAAATGCTGGGATAAAGGTTGGTGACGTCCTCTTAAAGATTAATGGTAATGCTGTCAAAACAGAGAGCCAAGTGCGCAGCATTATAAATCAAGCCAGCAAAAGTAAGAAAGTATTAATTTTTGAGTTAGAAAGACATGGTCGAACCTATACCACTGAAGTTAACCCAGTCTATAACCATAATACCAAACAATATATGGTTGGTTTATTTATTCGGGACAGTGCTGCTGGTGTAGGTACTTTAACCTTTTATGACCCCAAAACCAAATCATATGGTGCTTTGGGACATATCATCACAGATATTGATACCGGTAAAAAGGTTGATATGTCCAATGGCCGGATTATCGGTGCCTATATTCAGGGAATTCACCCTGGGCAAAAAGGGCAACCAGGAGAAAAAGTGGGTATAATCGAAACTAATAATAGTATGTCCGGTACGATAAATAGCAATACTCCCTATGGCATTTTTGGTCAATTATCTCAGCCTATCAAAAATCCATTTTTTAATGACCCGATAGCCATTGCCTTAACAAATCAGATTGAAGAAGGTCCGGCAGAGATTTTTACAGTGCTGGAAGGAAATAAAATAGAAAGATTTAAAATAGAAATAGAAAAGGTTGCCAGACAGTCACATCCTGAGGGAAAAGGAATGATAATAAAAATTACTGATCCAAAATTGCTTAAAACAACAGGCGGAATAATACAAGGAATGAGTGGTAGTCCAATAATTCAATATAAAAATGATCAGCCTTTATTAGTGGGAGCAGTAACTCACGTTTTTATCAATGATCCTACCCGGGGCTATGGAGTACTGGCTGAGTGGATGCTGCAACAAACAAAAACTATGTCAAAAATTAACAAAAATAACATGACGAATGATGATGTTATTTCAAGGCAAACGACGAACAATGCAGCATAAATAAGCTAAATAATTTAATTTGTCAATTACGGGGTTTTTTAATGAAATTGATAATTTTTTACAGTTGAAAGAGGAGTTTATAATCCGGTTGTCGAATGTTTATGCACATAGATAAAAATTACCAACCGATGGTAAAAATAAACAAATAATGGGAGGCGGGGTTTTAATAAAATGGCGATTAAGGTGCTAGTTGCGGACGACAACCGAGATTTTTGTGAATTATTAAAGGAGTTTATCGATTCCCAAGAAGATTTAGTGTTGTCAGGTTTGGCGTACAATGGTTTGGAGGCATTAGAATTAATCGAACAACAAAAACCTGATGTAATTGTCCTTGATGTAATTATGCCACATTTAGACGGCATTGGGGTGCTGGAGAAGATTTCTTCTAATTTAACATCCATTAAACCTAAAGTTATTATGCTTACAGCCTTTGGCCAGGAAAATATAACCCAAAGGGCTGTTGAACTTGGGGCTGATTACTATATTTTAAAACCATTTGATTTCACAGTTCTGGCCACTCGCATTAGGCAATTGTTTAAGGGAGTAGCGGGTGGTGGTTCAGAATATATTTCACCAGTTAAAACCAAAAACTTGGACGTGGCAGTAACTAATATTATACATGAAATGGGTGTGCCGGCACATATTAAGGGTTATCATTATTTACGGGATGCTATTTTGATGGTGATAGATGATGTTGGTCTTTTGGGTGCCGTTACCAAGGAATTATACCCAATGATTGCTCAAAAATATAACACAACACCCAGTAGGGTAGAGCGGGCAATTCGCCATGCCATAGAATTGGCTTGGGATAGAGGCAACATTGAAATGATGACCAAGTTCTTTGGCTACACTATTAATCTTGATCGCGGTAAACCCACCAACAGCGAATTTATTGCCATGGTGGCAGACAAATTGCGGATTGAAATTAAGGCTGGTTAATGGGTTGGGTTTAATGTTTAATGCGGAATTATAAATTTTTATTACTAACACCTCTTATAAAATAAGAGGTGTTATATTTTGTATATATTTACTAATTTTGTGAAATAATATTATAAACTTATATAGGGAGGAACTTGCTTATGGACGTTGATATGAGTGTTGATGAAGTATTGGCTCAAATTAGGCAACTTCGTAATGATGGTCAGTCACTTAGTAAGAAAAAAATAAAGCAATCTCACCCAGAATTGATGAGAAGTGCTTTGTATTATTTTCCCAGTTGGGAGCATGCTATTGATAATATTAAATAGATCTCATAAACACCCATTATGGGTGTTTGTTTTTACTGATAAATATCTAAAAGTAATCCAGCAATTTTATCTACTTTAGCGATTACTTCTAGCGTGTCCTGTTGCTCGCTTAAAAAGTGATTAGTTAATTGTTCTACCTCTTGATCAATAATTTCAATCCTTAGATATAGATTACTGTAATCAACACTTCTTACCCGTTTAATTTTATGATAATTTTTTAGCACATAAGCAAGATATTCTCTAATTTGTTCCTTATATTCCATCACATTTTCAGGTGTAATCTGTTGCTTAAGTTTATTGCCTAAATCTTTAATTTTATCTAGCATTTCTTTAAGTTGCTGTTTGGTATGGTCTTTGTTAGCCATATCCATAAAATTCGAAAATGATTTTTGATTTTTGGCATCCACTCTCTTGGTATCTTTAGTCCATAGAGACTGTTTATTGATGTTAGATATTTTCATACTTACCCCGCCCTAAATTTTCCCCAATGTTTAGTTTCCTGTGCTGCCAAACCCGCCGGAACCCCTAGCGGTATGGTTTAACTCCTCACATTCCACAATCTCAATGGCTGGTAACCGATGAATGATGGCCTGGGCAATTCTATCCCCCGGTTGAAATGTTACTGCATGATTTCCAGCATTGTATAATAGAACCTTTACCTCACCGCGGTAATCGGAATCCACTACGCCCACAGCATTACTTAAAGTGATACCATGCTTTTTGGCATTACCACTGCGAGGATAGATTAGCATTGCGTAACCCGGTGGCAACTCAAAGGCCAGACCGGTGCTAGCAGCGCGATGTTCGCCTGGTTTTAGGTAAATTTCTTCAACGGTATGTAAGTCGAAACCAGCACTTCCCAGTGTGGCTTTAATTGGTACTTGTGCGTCGGGGGATAACTTTTTTACCTTTATCTTTGCCTGATATTCCATGTTAAGCTCACTCCTAAATTATCTGTTGACCCCTACATTATAATATTTTTTCTTCCCCTTGGCTAGGATTGACATAATATTACCTAGGTAGGTATAGAGCAAAAAATACACAAGCCCTAGTGTTGACTAGATAGAACTCACATGTTAACATATACCCATGGGGGTAGGGGTAGTGGTTAAAAAGTAATTAACATTGAATTAAACTATGAGATTAAGAGAAATATAGGGAGGTCAATAAAATGAGAAAGAATGATTTGCAAATCAGCAGATTTCGTAAACAGGCAATTACATGGGTAGTGCTACCTGGGGTGCTTATTGCCGGATGGCTTTACCCACCGGTGGGTTTTGCATTATTGCTTTGCATGATCGGCGCCGTTGGCTTATCTTTCTTCAGAGGCAGAGCATGGTGTGACTGGATGTGCCCCCGAGGGGCGTTCTTTGATATCTTTTTTTACCGACCCCACCAAAGCAAGCCGATACCGGCATGGCTGCGTGCTAAAAAATTGCGTTATTTCATGTTAGGGTTGATTGTAGTGGTGTTGGGTGGGCAATTATACTTTGCTTGGGGAGATCTTTATGGCATGGGTATGGCATTCACCCGGTTGCTTACAACCACAACTGTGATTGGTATAGCACTTGCTTTGTTTGCCCACCCCAGGGGCTGGTGTCATATTTGCCCAATGGGAACACTGGCCAGTATTTTTGGTAAAGGTAAGATGCCTTTATTTGTTAACGGCAGTAAATGTACCGAGTGTGGTAGGTGTTCTTCAGCTTGTCCGATGGGATTAACTCCCAATGGAGATAAGGAAAGTGGAATGCTACTTGACCCTGATTGTATCAAGTGTGGTAGTTGCACCGCAGTCTGTGCCAGAAAAGTCCCCAGTTTTGAAGAGTTAAACCAAGGGATGCTTGTAGAAAGAAAGGGTGCTTAACAATCAGATATATGCTAAAATATTGGGCAAAATCTTTTTAGTTATGGAGGTTCTTTCTATGGAATGGATTTTATTTGATTATCCCAGATGAAGTACTGTTAAAAAGGCCAAGGAGTGGCTTAATCAAAAGGGCATTAAATTCAACACCCGTCATATAGTTGACCAAAATCCTACCAAGGATGAAATTAAGGATTTACATGTTAAAAGTGGTTTAGAAATTAAAAAAATGTTTAATACCAGTGGTAAAAAATATAAAGAGTTAAGAGTTAAAGATCAATTAAAAACTGCCAGTGCAGATGAATTGTATGAGTTACTAGCATCCGATGGTATGTTGGTGAAACGGCCAATTTTAACCAACGGACAAAAGGTGTTAGTGGGCTTTAAAGAAACAGAGTGGGCGCAACTACTGGGAGTATAACGTAAAGCAGGTTTCCTTGTTTAAAGGAAACCTGCTTTTCTAATTATTAAGCGTTGTTAATACCGGCTGTCACTTCATTTTCCAGCTGATTTAATTCTTCTTCAGTTAGTTTTCGCTTTAAGAATTTTTCTAAGGCATTGATGGAGGCCACCAAGGCCACCCTTTCTACGTTTACCCGGGGTTTAGGTTCAAAGTAACTGGGTTCAGGTATTTTGGCTGATGGTAGCCCTGGACTCAATTGATCAGCCATTTGATCTAGGGAAGGGGGTTCCTTTTCATTGTATGTTAACTCAATGTTTTCATCATCTGCTATATTTCCCATGGTGGACCTGATGAATTCCTCAGCTTGTTCTTGTAGTTCTTTTTGTCTGCGTCTTTCTTCGGCCTTTTGTTTTCTTTCCAGTTGTTTAATTTTAGCCAGCTCAATATTTTCTAATACGTTGACTAATTCTTCTTTATGCCCTTCAATAAATTCTTTATCCACCTCGGGATTGTTTTCAGCTAATTCAATCAAGCCTTCTTGATTGCGGATCACTACCTGAAGGGAAGGGTAGTATTTTAATGGCAGTTTAGACCATTCTTTATTATATTCTTGTCCAGAGACGGTAAAAAGTGACTCATTCTTTTTTGCCATTGGCCTCATTCCTTTCCTGTTTTTAGTCACCAGCTAATTATACAACATTATTAATGATAATGGGTTTTTCAATTAACCTTTTGTCTGAATAAAAAGACACCTGGGCTGCGTTATTAACAATACATAAAGGGGCCGTTGCAAGTTTTGCAACAGCCCCAGCATATCAATATCTCAGGTTTGCTTAATTAACATTAAGAATTACTTATATACTGGTCTATGGCTTCTGCCACTCTTTTGGAAACCCTTACCGCTTCCACTACGGTTTTGGCCCCTGTGACCACATCTCCCGAAGCGAATACACCTTCACGGGTGGTTCTGCCGCAGTCATCAGTAATTATTAACCCCCAATTGTTAATTTCAATTCCCTTTGTGTTGGCTACGATGTTTGCCCGTGGACCTTGGCTAATGGCGATAATTACCGAATCCGCTGCAAAAACTGCTTCCGAATCAGCCACTTCCACCAGTTTGTTGTCTCCGTCATCAGTAACCATTGCTTTGGCTTCCACATATTTAACACCGTCATCAATTATTTCAATTGGTTGCTTATAAAACTCAAATTTGACGCCATCTATTTTAGCATATTTTACTTCGTAATCTCGGGCTGTGATGTCGTCAGGTCCCTTTCGGTACATAATAGTGACTTCTTCAGCACCTTGCCGCAGCGCAGTTCTCGCCACATCCATGGCCACGTTGCCAGCGCCCACAACACACACTTTTTTACCTAAATTGTAAACTTCTGGATTTTTTAAATAGTCAATGGCGAAATGGACATGCCCCAGACTTTCTCCTTTGATGCCCATGGCTTTTGGCTTCCAAACCCCGGTGCCAATAAAAATAGCCTTGTAACCATCCCGAAATAAATCATCGATGGTGATATTAGGACCAATTAAGGTATTAGGTCTAATTTTTATGCCCATGGCCAACAGCTTATCCTTTAATCTGGTGAGAATGGATTTTGGTAGCCTAAACTCAGGAATGCCGTATCTTAAAACACCACCAATTTTGTCATGGGCTTCAAAAATGGTAATGTCATATCCTTTGGTGGCCAGCATAAAGGCGATGGTAATACCGGCTGGTCCAGAACCAACGATGGCAACTTTTTTGGTTTTGTCGATCTGGTTATCCGGCTTAAATTTATCGAGAAAATAATCAGAAATATAGTTCTCTATAGAGCTTATTTGGACGTTGGTACTTTTTTTACCTAATATGCAGTGACCTTCGCATTGGGCTTCGTGTGGACAGACCAATGAACAAACAACGGATAGGGGATTATTTTTAAAGAGCATTTCCCCCGCCTGATCTATTTCACCTGCTAATAACAGCTTAATTACTTCATTAATTGGTGTGTTAACGGGGCAACCTTTTTTACACTGCGGCTTTTTACACTGCAAACATCTGCTGGCTTCTTCCAATATATGTTTTCCCATTATGTCAACTCCCTGTTGAGAATACTATGATTATCTCAACATTTTATCAGTGGGTCAAGTCAATAAATAAATAATCTACACCACTTATATTATTCCTACCGCCTCTTGAGAAAATTTCATGCAAACGCCGGTTTGTTCGGCAGCAGTGACCACTGCTTTGGCCACCGCAGGCACTACACCTTCGTTAAATACAGAAGGGATAATATTTTCTGCTGACAATTCATTTTCCTTGATTGTGCCGGCTAAGGCGTGGGCGGCTGCAATACACATTTCATTGTTAATTTTTCTGGCATGACAGTCTAAAGCCCCACGAAAAATACCCGGAAATGCCAACGCGTTATTAATTTGATTGGGGAAATCGGATCTGCCGGTTGCTATCACTGCACAAATGTCTTGGATTTCTTCAGGTTTAACTTCAGGCTCAGGGTTTGCTAGGGCAAACACAATGGGCTTTTCGGCCATGTTAGCAACATCTTGTTTGGTTAATAAACCCGGAGCCGAAACACCGATAAAAACATCCGCATCTTTGATTACTTCAGTTAAATTACCTTGCAATCCATGGTGATTGGTGTTTTCGGCAATCCAAACTTTGATGGAGGACAAATTGGGACGGCTTTTAGTAATGGCACCATTTCGATCACATACAATGATGTTTTTAACACCGGCGCCAATGAGTATCTTGGTAATGGCTACCCCAGCAGCACCAGCGCCACTTAATACAACTTTAATATTTGTCAACCCTTTGCCCACAACCTTCAAAGCATTGATCAAACCTGCCAGAGTTACTACCGCTGTGCCATGTTGGTCATCGTGAAATACCGGGATGTCCAGCATTTTAGATAACTTGTCTTCTATTTCAAAACATTTAGGGGCGGCAATATCTTCGAGATTGATACCGCCAAAGACCGGGGCACAGGCTGCTGCCACTGCAATAATCTGTTCGGTGTCATGTACATTTACGCAAAGGGGAATTGCATCCACATTGGCAAATTGTTTAAATAGTGCTGCCTTACCCTCCATTACCGGTAAAGCTGCCTCTGGCCCCAGGTTGCCTAATCCTAATATGGCTGATCCGTCAGTAACAATAGCCACGGTATTACCCTTCATAGTCAAATTGTATGCTCGGTATGGATCGTTAGCTATAGCTTGAGACACTTTGGCCACGCCGGGAGTATAAACAATGGACAGGTCTTCCCAGTTGTTGATGACACGTTTAGAATTTACTTCAATTTTTCCGCCCAAGTGACTGTTAAAAACCCGATCTATAATACTTACCACTTCTACATCGGGCATGTTTTTCAAAATATGTACCAGTTCATCTAATTTACCTTGGTCGTAAAGCCTTACCATTAATTGTCTAGTAGTGTGAGTGGGGGAGGCCGAAACTAAGTCTATCGCTCCCAGGCTACCACCCTCATCGCTAATTATTGTCAGTATTTGGGCTAACTTACCAGGGCGGTTCGGTAGTTTAATAGTAATTAATATATTAGTAGACATATAACTGCACCTCTCTTAGTGTAGTTTGAATACTTAATATTTATATTAAACATTGTATATTGTATACAATTAAATATTAAAATTTTTAACTTAATATGTCAACAAAAAAAGGAACTGTTGCAAAACTTTGCAACAGCCCCTTTATGAATTGTTAATAACGAAACCTAGGTGTCTTTTACCTTTGCTTTTTAGATAAAAGGTCAATTAAAAAACCAGCACCTGCTGCCGGAGACAGCCGGATGAGCTTAGTTCGGTCTGCGCAACTATCCTCAAAGTGAGCAGTGCAGCAGGCGCTGGGTTTAGTTTCTTTTTACTAACCTATTTTATTTAAAATATCTCGGGCAGCTAATACGCCAGAAACTGAAGCTTGCATTAGGCCTCTGGTTATGCCTGCACCATCACCGATGGCGTATAAACCGTTAATGGCGGTTTCCAGTTGTGGACTTACCGACACTCTGGAGGAATAAAATTTCACTTCTACACCGTAAAGCAATGTGTTTTTGCCATACATTCCGGGGCAGATGTTATCCAATGCCTTTAAGGTTTCCATGATTGGCACCAGATGCCTGTGGGGCAGTACATATGAGAGATCCCCTGGTACCGCGTCTTTAAGGGTGGGTTTCAGTGCCAGCTTTTTCATGCGATCAACATCAGTTCTGCGTCCCATTTTCAAATCTTCCAGTCGTTGTACCATAATGCTGCCGCCAGTGAGCATGTTACCTAACTGGGCAATGTACTTCCCGTATCTAATGGGGTCATCAAAGGGATCGGTAAATCTAGATGACACCAGCAATGCAAAGTTAGTGTTTTCAGATTTGACGGAACTATAGCAATGGCCGTTAACTACTGCCAGGCCTTCATCATAGTTTTCTTGGGCTACAAAACCGCCGGGGTTCATGCAAAAAGTTCTGACCTTGTTTTCAAAGGTATCACTATAATAAAGAAACTTAAATTCATATAGGCGATCAGTAATTTTATCGGTTACACAGCGTGGAACTTCAACCCGCACACCAATGTCCACCTGATTGCTGGTGGTTTGAATGCCCAATTGTTTGCATTCATTATGAAACCAATCGGCACCATTTCTACCAACGCTGACCACAACATAATCAGCGTAGAATTTTTCATTATTGGTTTCGACACCGATTACTTGCATGGTGTTTTTATCGTGAAGCACATGCTGAACTATGGTCATGTCGCGAATATCGACATTTGGATAGGCCTTAATGGTTTGGTACATCTCATCCATTATGCGGGCACTATCTTCAGTACCTAAGTGCCGCACCGGGCACCTAACCAAGTTTAAGCCATAACATTTGGCTTTATAGCTCACTTGGTCGGCAAATTCGCTGTCGTAATATATCTTTTCATTACCGCCATAACCTAAATATATACTGTCAACGTAATTGATTAATTCACTTACCTTTTCTTCGCCCCAAAATTCACTCAGAACCTCTCCGCCTACTTCTGGAGATAAACTAAGTTTGCCGTCACTAAATGCACCGGCACCACCCCAACCAGAAGTGATGGAACAGGGAGTACAATTGGTACAATTAAAGGTTTTGCGTTTTGGGCATTTCCGGTTCTTAATAATTCTTCCTTTTTCTAGTATTAATAGCTTAGTGTCTGGTTTTTCTTTTAATAATTCCAAGGCTGTAAAAATTCCTGCTGGCCCAGCTCCAATGACAATGACATCGTATTTGCTCATCGGTTTTCACCTCATATAGTACATATTTTAACCAATAGATTATACCACGTTAAAGATTAAAAAGAAATATTAATCCATGTTAAACTTTTTAAAATACTTCTGGTATGATAAAAAAGGTATCTATATTTAAATACAGAATTAATTTTATAAAAAAATATTATAGAATGGGTGAGTCTCTAAGTAACAATGGATGATAAACGTTATAATAAATCATTTGCTATAGATACCGTTGCGATGATTTGCTTGTTAATGATATTTATATTGAGCATGTTTGCCTACAATAATTACCTATTGTTTCATACGTTAGTTGAGGGCTTTTGTATCATTGTGGCTTCTTTAATGTATGTAATGGCAACTAAAACCTATAGACACTCCAATAATGATTTTCTATTATTTTTAGGAACAGCTTACTTATTTATTGCCTATTGGGATTTTCTTCATTTAATTACCTATGAAGGTATTGACATCATTATAATAGAAGGTGCTGATATACCTACGCAGTTATGGGTGATAGCTAGGTATTTAGAGGCCTGTACACTGTTTATTGCACCATTCTTTATAGAAAAGTCTGTTAAATATAGAAATATTTTTTTGGTCTACGCCAGTATAACTGTTGTTTTTACAGCCATGGTTTTTCATACGGACATTTTTCCTGTTTGTTATATTGACGGTGATGGCCTGACATACTTTAAAATTGTTAGTGAGTATGTGATTTGTATACTGACCCTTGGTGGGGCGCTCTTATTGTTTCGGAAAAGGAACAGTTTAAATAGAATCACCTATATCTTTTTGGAATCGGCAATGGTAATTTTTATTTTGTCTGAATTATGCTTTACTCTATATGTAGATGTTTATGGAATATTTAATTTTATTGGACATGTGTTGAAGTTAGCGGCTTATTATTTGATTTATCAAGGTATTATTCGGCTAGGTCTGGAAGCTCCTTATGATACCATATTTAATAAATTAAATAGTACCATGAATGAGTTATATGAAATTAATGAAAAGTTGGCACAGCAACAGAAAAAGTTGGAGCAGGCAAATCAACAGTTAAGGAAGAACGATCGGTTAAGAAACGAAATGTTAAATAACATCAACCATGAGTTAAAGTCGCCACTGGCGGCAATTGTTGCCTTTACCGAGTTACTGGCTGATGAAAAAACTGGACCGCTAAATGACATGCAGCGGGACTATTTGTCCGAAATAGCCGATAGTAGTAAAGAGTTAAATAACCGAGTAAATGAAATTATGCGTATTTCCAAGGTTAAGGCAGGGAAGGTCGTCCTACATATGGAGCCTTTAGATATTAACGAGCTTGTCACCAGCATGGTGCGGAGAATAAAACCACAATTTGATAAAAAAGGAATTACCATTGCAGTAAAATCAGAGACCGAGCTGAGTTGCGTCATGGGTGATAAAGAGAAAACTGGTCAGATTATTACCAATTTACTTTCCAATGCCCTTAAATTTACACCTGCCGGCGGTGCTGTTAACGTGCAAATAAATGAAGATGCAGTTTTCAAAATGATGGGTATAACCATAGAGGATAACGGCATCGGAATTGCTTCTGAACATCACCAAGCGGTATTTCAATTGTTTTTTCAAGTGGATGGTACCGATGCAAAGGAATATGATGGTAGCGGAATTGGATTAGCTCTGGTTAAAAGTTTGGTGGAGTTACAGGGGGGAACAGTATATTTAGAAAGCACGCTTGGTAAAGGCAGCAAATTTTCCTTTACGTTACCCCTTTACCAGCCGGAGATAGGTACGCTGCAGCGGAAGCAAATAATGTAGAGAGGTGGATATTATGGTGCAAAAAATATTAGTGGTGGATGATGACCCCAAAATACTAAAAATACTTAAACATACCCTGGCCAGAGAGGGGTTTGAAGTAATTTGTGCCTCCGGAGGTATCGAGGCAATAGAAATTATTCAAGGCAGTTGTCCCAACCTAGTGGTGTTAGATATTATGATGCCTGGTTTAGATGGTTTTGAGACGCTAAAAGAAATCAAAAAAATTAGCGATGTACCAATAATTATTTTGTCTGCCCGGGATGACGAAATAGATAAAGTTGTGGGTTTTCGGATGGGAGTGGATGATTATCAAACAAAGCCCTTTAGCCCAGTGGAGTTAGCATTAAGGGTTAAGGCGGTGTTAAAACGCAGTGAAACCTTCAGTTCACCCAATAGGGAAATAATAAAATACAATGGACTAAATATTAATTATGAACGCAGAGAAGTGATTAAAAGGGGTAGGGAGACCAGCCTAACCCCAAAGGAATTTGAGTTGTTGTGGCTATTGGCCTCTAATCCCAATAAAGTATTCACTAAGGCCCAATTGCTTAATCGGGTTTGGGGCATTACATATGAAGGTGACGACAACACAGTAAATGTTCATATTCGACGCTTGCGGGAAAAGATAGAAGATAATGCCGCTGTGCCCAAATACATTAAAACCGTTTGGGGTATCGGGTATAAATTTGATGTTAATGAAGAAAATCAATTCTAAACGTAAGTTGTAACAAAGGGAGATTGTACCATGCAAAATAACAAAAGAAAAGATCAAAAACCATCGTGGCAGGTATGGTGGCGACTTTTAAGGCCCCACACCCTGACCGCTTCTTTCATACCGGTTTCGATTGGCACTGCTTTAGCAATCCAGTACGCCAAAATTGACCTGTTACTTTTTGGAGCTATGTTGTTGGCCTGTATTTTAATTCAAGCAGCAACCAATATGTTCAACGAGTATTATGACTATGTAAGGGGATTAGATACAGCTGAATCAGTGGGAATTGGCGGTACCATTGTAAGGGATGGCGTGCATCCCAAAGTAGTTTTGCGTTTAGCCATGGCGTTTTTGGTTTTAGCTACATTATTTGGGGGATATATCTGTTATCAAAGTAGTTGGTGGATAGCTTTAATCGGATTAGTTTCTATGGC is a window of Peptococcaceae bacterium 1198_IL3148 DNA encoding:
- a CDS encoding response regulator transcription factor, which encodes MVQKILVVDDDPKILKILKHTLAREGFEVICASGGIEAIEIIQGSCPNLVVLDIMMPGLDGFETLKEIKKISDVPIIILSARDDEIDKVVGFRMGVDDYQTKPFSPVELALRVKAVLKRSETFSSPNREIIKYNGLNINYERREVIKRGRETSLTPKEFELLWLLASNPNKVFTKAQLLNRVWGITYEGDDNTVNVHIRRLREKIEDNAAVPKYIKTVWGIGYKFDVNEENQF
- a CDS encoding FAD-dependent oxidoreductase, with amino-acid sequence MSKYDVIVIGAGPAGIFTALELLKEKPDTKLLILEKGRIIKNRKCPKRKTFNCTNCTPCSITSGWGGAGAFSDGKLSLSPEVGGEVLSEFWGEEKVSELINYVDSIYLGYGGNEKIYYDSEFADQVSYKAKCYGLNLVRCPVRHLGTEDSARIMDEMYQTIKAYPNVDIRDMTIVQHVLHDKNTMQVIGVETNNEKFYADYVVVSVGRNGADWFHNECKQLGIQTTSNQVDIGVRVEVPRCVTDKITDRLYEFKFLYYSDTFENKVRTFCMNPGGFVAQENYDEGLAVVNGHCYSSVKSENTNFALLVSSRFTDPFDDPIRYGKYIAQLGNMLTGGSIMVQRLEDLKMGRRTDVDRMKKLALKPTLKDAVPGDLSYVLPHRHLVPIMETLKALDNICPGMYGKNTLLYGVEVKFYSSRVSVSPQLETAINGLYAIGDGAGITRGLMQASVSGVLAARDILNKIG
- a CDS encoding MASE3 domain-containing protein encodes the protein MDDKRYNKSFAIDTVAMICLLMIFILSMFAYNNYLLFHTLVEGFCIIVASLMYVMATKTYRHSNNDFLLFLGTAYLFIAYWDFLHLITYEGIDIIIIEGADIPTQLWVIARYLEACTLFIAPFFIEKSVKYRNIFLVYASITVVFTAMVFHTDIFPVCYIDGDGLTYFKIVSEYVICILTLGGALLLFRKRNSLNRITYIFLESAMVIFILSELCFTLYVDVYGIFNFIGHVLKLAAYYLIYQGIIRLGLEAPYDTIFNKLNSTMNELYEINEKLAQQQKKLEQANQQLRKNDRLRNEMLNNINHELKSPLAAIVAFTELLADEKTGPLNDMQRDYLSEIADSSKELNNRVNEIMRISKVKAGKVVLHMEPLDINELVTSMVRRIKPQFDKKGITIAVKSETELSCVMGDKEKTGQIITNLLSNALKFTPAGGAVNVQINEDAVFKMMGITIEDNGIGIASEHHQAVFQLFFQVDGTDAKEYDGSGIGLALVKSLVELQGGTVYLESTLGKGSKFSFTLPLYQPEIGTLQRKQIM